The following proteins are co-located in the Gordonia polyisoprenivorans genome:
- a CDS encoding TerD family protein has protein sequence MPTHLLAKGANVRVADFFGDPDPSLEVTIRVSPPSALTAVDASVLVLGSAGSVQSGDDLVFYNQPVGIDGAVRLLVDGPVTDSSDDATNLAGAVALDIARFPDHVDRVVIAASVDAESGEHFGLAGSLDIDVNLGGEQANSTPIIRSELDGFTEERALIVGELYRHDSGWKLRAVGQGYRDGLAALVTDFGVEVDDPQEAVDETDEASALVEPSTESSVAHDENKVSIRRRKRVARISPDWRTRHSPYLLESAIAEGWTSARMFPAEKASSATEQETRATAVTLAVMEIVPEFGKRIVGQAGGPRGKIECFTEVRFNHANQDLRPDGLIRVTRGDKQWTALVEVKTAKGVLRADQVEGYVKLARAKGFDAVITISCDIMPTADDLPVTVDARQLRTVALRHLSWEQILAEASVVSAHVGVDDRTRARVLAEYLRYGCDQRSGMCVFDDMGKHWVKVREGVKNSTLSSGDAATADVCRRFDQLGKHLAFQLSSLTGHEVTSRPAAAHVDAVSRAKQLADSGEMFGTLRVSGAVSPIVYHANLARERISCSTRVPAPRIGRPSTKVNWLIRQLDKAPAGVRVTAHQLGSRTESASSLLEGLRDSTDAILPPPGKDIREFTVTLELPMGSKRSSDKGFVHAMTTLVNGFYETVVGEVRAPRDPE, from the coding sequence ATGCCGACACATCTTCTGGCAAAAGGTGCAAATGTCCGGGTCGCAGACTTCTTCGGTGACCCCGACCCCTCGCTGGAAGTGACGATCAGGGTATCCCCGCCAAGTGCTCTCACGGCGGTGGATGCGAGTGTGCTCGTGTTGGGTTCCGCGGGAAGCGTGCAATCCGGTGACGATCTCGTCTTCTACAACCAGCCGGTGGGAATCGACGGCGCCGTGCGTCTCCTGGTCGACGGGCCGGTGACGGACTCGTCGGACGACGCCACGAATCTGGCCGGGGCGGTGGCACTGGATATCGCTCGGTTCCCGGACCACGTCGACCGAGTCGTCATCGCTGCCAGCGTCGATGCCGAATCGGGGGAGCACTTCGGTCTGGCCGGTTCGCTGGACATCGACGTGAATCTCGGTGGCGAACAGGCGAATTCGACACCGATCATCCGAAGTGAACTCGACGGGTTCACCGAGGAACGTGCGCTCATCGTCGGCGAACTGTACCGACATGACAGTGGATGGAAGCTGCGCGCCGTCGGCCAGGGATATCGGGACGGGTTGGCGGCTCTCGTCACCGATTTCGGGGTTGAGGTCGACGATCCACAGGAGGCCGTCGACGAGACGGACGAGGCATCGGCGCTGGTCGAGCCCTCAACCGAGAGCTCGGTCGCCCACGACGAGAACAAGGTGAGTATTCGGCGGCGCAAGCGAGTTGCTCGGATTTCTCCGGACTGGCGTACCAGGCACTCGCCGTATCTCCTGGAATCGGCGATCGCAGAGGGGTGGACGTCGGCGCGAATGTTCCCGGCCGAGAAAGCATCTTCGGCCACCGAGCAGGAGACGAGGGCTACCGCGGTGACGCTGGCCGTGATGGAGATCGTCCCCGAGTTCGGCAAACGCATTGTCGGCCAGGCCGGGGGACCCCGGGGCAAGATCGAGTGTTTCACCGAGGTCCGATTCAACCACGCGAACCAGGACCTCAGACCGGACGGACTGATCCGGGTGACCCGCGGCGACAAGCAGTGGACCGCGTTGGTGGAGGTGAAGACCGCCAAGGGGGTGTTGAGGGCCGATCAAGTCGAGGGCTACGTGAAGTTGGCCAGGGCCAAGGGTTTCGATGCGGTGATCACGATCAGTTGCGACATCATGCCGACCGCCGATGACCTGCCGGTGACGGTCGACGCGCGTCAGCTCCGCACAGTCGCGTTGCGACACCTCTCGTGGGAGCAGATCCTGGCCGAGGCTTCCGTCGTGAGCGCACACGTCGGGGTCGATGACCGCACGCGAGCACGGGTTCTCGCCGAGTACCTCCGCTATGGGTGTGACCAGCGGTCGGGCATGTGCGTTTTCGACGACATGGGCAAGCACTGGGTCAAGGTCCGGGAAGGCGTCAAGAACAGCACGCTGTCCTCAGGCGATGCCGCCACCGCGGACGTGTGTCGCCGGTTCGATCAATTGGGGAAACACCTGGCGTTCCAGCTCAGTTCACTGACCGGCCACGAGGTTACCTCCCGCCCGGCGGCCGCCCACGTCGACGCTGTCAGCCGGGCCAAGCAGCTCGCGGACTCCGGCGAAATGTTCGGCACCCTGCGCGTGTCGGGAGCGGTCTCACCGATCGTCTATCACGCCAACCTGGCCCGCGAGAGGATCAGCTGCTCGACACGAGTGCCCGCCCCGCGCATTGGCAGGCCGTCCACGAAAGTGAATTGGCTCATCCGACAGCTCGACAAGGCGCCCGCGGGTGTGCGCGTCACAGCTCACCAGTTGGGTAGCCGGACCGAGTCGGCGTCTTCGCTACTCGAAGGACTTCGGGACAGCACGGATGCGATTCTCCCGCCGCCCGGAAAGGACATCCGCGAGTTCACGGTGACACTCGAGCTACCGATGGGGTCCAAGCGATCCTCGGACAAGGGTTTTGTCCACGCCATGACAACCCTGGTCAACGGCTTCTACGAAACCGTGGTCGGTGAGGTCAGGGCGCCTCGCGATCCCGAATGA